A genomic stretch from Emys orbicularis isolate rEmyOrb1 chromosome 12 unlocalized genomic scaffold, rEmyOrb1.hap1 SUPER_12_unloc_1, whole genome shotgun sequence includes:
- the CEBPE gene encoding LOW QUALITY PROTEIN: CCAAT/enhancer-binding protein epsilon (The sequence of the model RefSeq protein was modified relative to this genomic sequence to represent the inferred CDS: deleted 1 base in 1 codon) encodes MSQGGFYDCERAPPRPMASELGALGEHEGSIDLAAYIGDEQLLSELLQGPPQRAPKSTPFPGYLQGEPWGYGSPHKGYSALVKEEPRGAEPGRRSGYNPLPFQVAHCGQTAISLPPGGAGPALRTLKGPPCSPLLASPGPGKGKKAVNKDSLEYRLRRERNNIAVRKSRDKAKRRVLETQQRVLELAAENERLQSRVAQLSQELDTLRALFRQVPEAAMLGKGLGACS; translated from the exons ATGTCACAGGGGGGGTTCTACGATTGCGAGCGGGCGCCCCCGCGGCCCATGGCGTCAGAGCTGGGGGCACTCGGGGAGCACGAGGGCTCCATCGATCTGGCTGCCTACATTGGCGATGAGCAGCTGCTGTCGGAGCTTCTGCAGGGCCCCCCGCAGCGGGCGCCGAAGAGCACCCCTTTCCCGGGCTACCTGcagggggagccctggggctacGGGAGCCCCCACAAGGGCTACAGCGCCCTGGTGAAGGAGGAGCcgcggggggcggagcccgggcgCCGCAGCGGCTACAACCCCCTGCCCTTCCAGGTGGCGCATTGCGGGCAAACTGCCATCAGCCTGCCACCG GGGGGCGCTGGCCCGGCCCTGCGCACACTCAAG GGCCCCCCTTGCAGCCCACTGCTGGCCTCGCCGGGTccggggaaggggaagaaggcGGTGAACAAGGACAGCCTGGAGTACCGGCTGCGCCGGGAGCGGAACAACATTGCCGTGCGTAAGAGCCGGGACAAGGCCAAGCGGCGGGTGCTGGAGACGCAGCAGCGGGTGCTGGAGCTGGCGGCGGAGAACGAGCGGCTGCAGAGCCGGGTGGCACAGCTGAGCCAGGAGCTCGACACGCTCCGGGCCCTGTTCCGCCAGGTGCCCGAGGCcgccatgctgggcaaggggctgggggcctgcagctga
- the C12H14orf119 gene encoding LOW QUALITY PROTEIN: uncharacterized protein C14orf119 homolog (The sequence of the model RefSeq protein was modified relative to this genomic sequence to represent the inferred CDS: deleted 1 base in 1 codon), with protein MAERPLPARGVAQEMRCVLHWFSGWAPPQRQRFLRDLLAKAVPGKLRPLLEELEGLSLSGAPAPPPSLFQCQLRLWDQWFRGWSEPERNHFLARLEQVDPDFAAHFYCQLAATAGQE; from the exons ATGGCGGAGCGCCCCCTGCCGGCGCGTGGGGTGGCCCAGGAGATGCGCTGCGTCCTGCACTGGTTCTCGGGCTGggcg cccccccagcgccagcgCTTCCTGCGGGACCTGCTGGCCAAGGCTGTGCCCGGCAagctgcgccccctgctggaggagctggaggggCTGAGCCTCTCCGGGGCAcccgcaccgcccccctccctcttccagtGCCAGCTGCGCCTCTGGGACCAGTGGTTCCGGGGCTGGAGCGAGCCGGAGCGCAACCACTTCCTGGCCCGGCTGGAGCAGGTCGACCCGGACTTCGCCGCCCACTTCTACTGCCAGCTGGCGGCCACCGCCGGGCAGGAATAg
- the ACIN1 gene encoding apoptotic chromatin condensation inducer in the nucleus: MRSDGIESVPDVLDVFRVRTDAPEPFWTSLPGPEPQPGSSRGMTESPEAHFRVRDGAGADRSESGKTRRAEAGTSRWAKAAEWRRKEPRSRAGRPGAGRASPERAEARPEVAERARAGRGRRPAAAPHKMADGEEVTLDGRPLQALRVADLKAALQQRGLAKSGQKSALIKRLRGALMLENLQKHSTLHATFQPNSQSKGWNPGILPPHPLISLQIGEEMSQNSFIKQYLEKQHELLQQRLQREAREAAELEASGKSYPISRERNDSDEEGTRRQERRSTRVRQARAAKPPEGTQAVGPEEREAPPRGRRSVSRPTLKLEEEDDEEEEEEEDEDEEDEDEEDEEEEEAKAPEGKEASRRMGEAWAPGPQASSSPQEIRGSRQEKVGLMAPAPQQTGVPRSPAPQEVGGARSLAPQEVGGPEAQGMGVPRSPGPQGRGSAQALAPQETEGPRAPEPQERGVTRPSEPQGSGTAVTPAPQEKGKPSPPAPQEKGEPSPPAPQEKVEPSLPDTQEKGEPSPMAPQKKEEPSLPAPHEKGEPSLPAPHKKGESSPTAPHEKGEPSLPAPHKKGKSSPTAPQAKGEPSLPAPHEKGEASPPAPQAKGEASPPAHQAKGELSPPAPHEKGEPSLPAPQAKGEPRPPAHQEKGQPSPTAPPLEDSLEKKRAAGLQEDKGAPQEEAEEPPEISQEGGPSVIASSPAPPQLSEGEAPMAPPGEDEPPPPLLTKEDPPSHKRPPGTHPASPSPPPQRRRRGGSDSDSDSDSTSSGSRSSRSESPTRKRQASRSSSSSSRKSRSPDTSQAGPSSPCTKEPSPAGQQEAPESPMAEGRLAPQRRPSHGHRHSPLSQQGGSETPGGPARAVPTGDPPRQAEQRQRTSSQEEKEEVPMELEPHQAGASPPAGPPAQPPGPDERPDGGPEDEERKEAVAQHKAFKRKISVVSAAKGAAAGNSDTEGGQSGGRKRRWGSSTAATQKKPSISITTESLKSLIPEMKPVAGQEAVVDLHADDSRISEDEGERHGEPPAHEKGLKICRTVTQVVPAEGQENGQGEEEEEEEKEPEEEQPEAPQVTAELPLPPPVEHEVKKVTLSDTLTRRSISQQRSGVSITIDDPVRTAQLPSPPRAKPSPIVHICNLVRPFTLGQLKELLGRTGTLVEEAFWIDKIKSHCYVTYSTVEEAVLTRNALHGVKWPQSNPKFLSADFAEQDELDFHRGLLPERAVEAAAAPGAGPAGGRGGRRSAPRERSREPERAAREQWAEREREMERRERTRAEREWDRDKVREGPRSRSRERRRKEPPKAKEKKGEKKEKAPEEPPAKLLDDLFRKTKAAPCIYWLPLTDTQFVQKQAERAARARERERRRKELEEEELRQRERSRQAERDKRREHSRERGAGGAPGGAGSTERGGRERREAKRRSRSRSRSTPVRDRGGRR; the protein is encoded by the exons ATGCGCAGTGACGGAATCGAGTCGGTGCCGGACGTGCTCGATGTTTTCCGAGTAAGGACGGACGCACCCGAGCCCTTCTGGACCTCACTTCCAGGTCCCGAGCCGCAACCCGGAAGCTCCCGAGGAATGACGGAAAGTCCCGAAGCCCACTTCCGGGTGCGCGATGGCGCCGGCGCGGACCGAAGCGAGTCCGGAAAGACCCGAAGAGCCGAGGCGGGGACTTCCCGGTGGGCGAAGGCCGCCGAGTGGCGCCGGAAAGAGCCGAGGTCGCGCGCGGGGCGGCCCGGAGCCGGCCGAGCGTCTCCGGAAAGAGCCGAAGCGCGGCCGGAAGTTGCCGAGCGGGCCCGGGCCGGGCGAGGGAGGAGGCCGGCAGCGGCGCCACACAAGATGGCGGACGGGGAGGAGGTGACTCTGGACGGGAGGCCGCTGCAGGCGCTGCGGGTCGCCGACCTGAAGGCGGCCCTGCAGCAGCGCGGCCTGGCCAAGAGCGGCCAGAAGAGCGCGCTCATCAAGCGGCTCCGCGGG GCCCTGATGCTCGAGAACCTCCAGAAGCACTCAACCCTGCACGCCACCTTCCAGCCCAACTCCCAG agcaagggatggaacccaggcatcctgcccCCTCACCCTCTCATCTCCCTGCAGATCGGCGAGGAGATGAGCCAGAACAGCTTCATCAAGCAATACCTGGAGAAGCAGCacgagctgctgcagcagcggctgcagaGGGAGGCGCGGGAGGCAGCCGAACTGgagg CCTCCGGAAAGAGCTACCCCATCTCCCGAGAGAGAAACGACTCCGACGAGGAGGGAACTAGGAGGCAGGAGCGCCGCTCCACCCGGGTCAGGCAG gcCAGAGCCGCCAAGCCCCCGGAGGGCACCCAGGCCGTGGggccggaggagcgggaggcGCCCCCTAGGGGCCGGAGGAGCGTGTCACGGCCCACCCTGAAGCTGGAGGAGGAAGacgacgaggaggaggaagaggaggaggacgaagACGAGGAGGACGAAGACGaggaggacgaagaggaggaggaagcaaagGCTCCGGAGGGGAAGGAGGCTTCCCGGAGGATGGGGGAAGCCTGGGCCCCAGGCCCTCAGGCGAGCAGCTCACCCCAGGAAATCAGGGGGTCCCGGCAGGAGAAGGTGGGGCTCATGGCCCCAGCACCCCAACAGACAGGAGTGCCCAGATCCCCAGCAccccaggaagtggggggggccAGATCTCTGGCACCCCAAGAAGTTGGGGGGCCTGaggcccagggaatgggggtcCCCAGATCACCAGGGCCCCAAGGAAGGGGGTCAGCCCAGGCCCTGGCACCCCAGGAGACAGAGGGGCCCAGAGCTCCGGAgccccaggaaaggggggtgaCCAGGCCCTCGGAACCCCAGGGAAGTGGGACAGCTGTGACTCCAGCCCCCCAGGAGAAGGGGAAGCCCAGTCCACCGGCTCCCCAGGAGAAGGGGGAGCCCAGTCCACCGGCCCCCCAGGAGAAGGTGGAGCCCAGCctgccagacacccaggaaaagGGAGAGCCCAGCCCAATGGCCCCCCAGAAAAAGGAGGAGCCCAGTCTGCCAGCGCCCCACGAGAAGGGGGagcccagcctgccagccccccacaAGAAGGGGGAGTCCAGCCCGACGGCCCCTCACGAGAAGGGGGagcccagcctgccagccccccacaAGAAGGGGAAGTCCAGCCCAACAGCCCCCCAGGCAAAGGGGGagcccagcctgccagccccccacGAGAAGGGGGAGGCCAGCCCGCCAGCCCCCCAGGCAAAGGGGGAGGCCAGCCCGCCGGCCCACCAGGCAAAGGGGGAGCTCAGCCCACCAGCCCCCCATGAGAAGGGGGagcccagcctgccagccccccagGCAAAGGGGGAGCCCCGCCCGCCGGCCCACCAGGAGAAGGGGCAGCCCAGCCCAACGGCTCCCCCTCTGGAGGATTCTCTGGAGAAGAAGAGAGCGGCTGGGCTCCAGGAAGACAAGGGGGCCccccaggaggaggcagaggagccCCCTGAGATCTCACAGGAAGGGGGGCCGTCTGTCATcgccagctccccagcccctccccagctatCGGAAGGGGAGGCACCGATGGCCCCCCCTGGGGAGGatgagccccctcccccgctgctgaCCAAGGAGGACCCCCCCAGTCATAAAAGGCCGCCGGGGACCCACCCAGcatcaccttcccctcccccccagcgccggcGGAGGGGCGGGTCCGACTCAGACTCCGACTCAGACTCCACTTCCTCCGGATCCCGCTCCAGCCGCTCCGAGTCGCCCACCAGGAAGCGCCAGGCCTcgcgctccagcagcagcagcagcagaaag TCGCGCAGCCCTGACACCTCACAGGCCGGCCCCAGCTCCCCATGCACCAAAGAGCCCTCCCCAGCAGGACAGCAGGAGGCGCCGGAGAGTCCCATGGCAGAGGGCAGACTGGCCCCCCAGAGACGCCCCAGCCACGGGCACCGGCACAGCCCGTTGTCGCAGCAG gGCGGCTCAGAGACCCCGgggggcccagccagggcagTGCCCACGGGGGACCCGCCGCgccaggcagagcagaggcagcgtACGAG TAgccaggaggagaaggaggaggtgcCTATGGAGTTGGAGCCCCACCAGGCCGGCGCTAGTCCCCCGGCCGgcccccccgctcagccccccgGCCCCGACGAGCGCCCCGACGGGGGGCCCGAGGACGAGGAGAGGAAAGAG GCCGTGGCGCAGCACAAGGCCTTCAAGAGGAAGATCTCCGTTGTGT CAGCGGCCAAGGGGGCAGCGGCGGGGAACAGTGACACGGAGGGCGGCCAGTCGGGGGGGCGCAAGCGGCGCTGGGGGTCCAGCACGGCTGCCACCCAGAAGAAGCCGTCCATCAGCATCACCACCGAGTCGCTTAAG AGCCTGATACCCGAGATGAAGCCGGTGGCGGGGCAGGAGGCAGTGGTGGATCTGCACGCCGACGACTCCCGCATCTCGGAGGATGAGGGGGAGCGCCATGGGGAGCCACCAGCCCACGAGAAGGGACTCAAGATCTGCCGGACCGTCACGCAG GTGGTGCCAGCCGAGGGGCAGGAGAACGGGCAGggcgaggaggaagaggaggaggagaaggagcctgaggaagagcagcctgaggcCCCCCAGGTCACAGCAGAGTTGCCGTTGCCCCCACCTGTGGAGCACGAAGTCAAGAAAG TGACACTCAGCGACACCCTGACGCGCCGCTCCATCAGCCAGCAGCGCTCGGGCGTCTCCATCACCATCGATGACCCCGTGCGCACGGCCCAGCTCCCGTCACCCCCCCGCGCAAAGCCAAGCCCCATTGTGCACATCTGCAACCTG GTGCGGCCCTTCACGCTGGGCCAGTTGAAGGAGCTGCTGGGCCGGACGGGGACACTGGTGGAAGAAGCCTTCTGGATCGACAAGATCAAATCGCACTGCTACGTCACA tACTCCACGGTGGAGGAGGCGGTGCTGACCCGCAACGCCCTGCACGGGGTGAAATGGCCCCAGTCCAACCCCAAGTTCCTATCCGCCGACTTCGCCGAGCAGGACGAG ctgGACTTCCACCGGGGGCTGCTGCCGGAGCGGGCGGTGGAGGCAGCGGCGgccccgggggccgggccggccggTGGGCGCGGGGGCCGGCGCTCAGCCCCCCGGGAGCGCTCGCGGGAGCCGGAGCGGGCGGCGCGGGAGCAGTGGGCGGAGCGGGAGCGGGAGATGGAGCGGCGGGAGCGCACGCGGGCCGAGCGCGAGTGGGACCGTGACAAGGTGCGCGAGGGGCCCCGCTCCCGTTCCCGCGAGCGCCGCCGCAAGGAGCCACCCAAGGCCAAGGAGAAGAAGGGCGAGAAGAAAG agaagGCCCCAGAGGAGCCCCCCGCCAAGCTGCTGGACGATCTCTTCCGCAAGACCAAGGCCGCCCCCTGCATCTACTGGCTGCCTTTGACCGACACCCAG TTCGTACAGAAGCAGGCGGAGCGGGCAGCCCGGGCGCGGGAGCGGGAGCGGCGCCgcaaggagctggaggaggaggaattgcGCCAGCGGGAACGGAGCCGCCAGGCTGAGCGGGACAAGCGACGCGAGCACAGCcgggagcggggggctgggggcgCCCCAGGGGGGGCCGGCAGCACCGAGCGGGGGGGCCGGGAGCGCCGCGAGGCCAAGAggcggagccggagccggagccgcagCACCCCGGTGAGGGACCGCGGGGGGCGCCGCTGA